Genomic window (Aquimarina sp. BL5):
CTGTAAATGATGGCTGTATAAAAGGGTTTCCTTCTGAGTATGCATTACTATTAATAAAGCTCCTAAAAGGATTTAAATCCCTAAAACTTGGTCGATTTATCCCTTTTCCATAATTAAAGGAAAAATTATGATCATCATTCTTCTGATATGATGTGTAAAATGTTGGAAATACTTTTAGATAATTATTTTCATTTCTCTGGTTTAAAGTAATAGAATATCCATTGGTTTCTGTATTCTCTAGTCTTAATCCTGCTTTAAAGTTCCATTTGCTATTTAATTTTTTTGAGCCATTTATATACAAGGCTTGTACATTCTCTTTATACTCAAATTGATTGGATAGATTCGTGTCAAAAACTGGAGATCCAGTAATCGTATTAAAGTTTTCTAAATCATTTAGTGTAGTAATAAAACTTAATTTGGCACCATAAGAAAGATTCGCAAACGTCATAGGATGTTCAATATCTACTTTTGCACTGTAATTCTCTATATTCTGATTAGAGAAATTCTGTGCAGCTTGATTAATACCAATAAATTCATTGTTAGCAGAAAATGTATTTACTATGTAATCATTTTCCAAAGAATTATTATATCGAAAATAATCAAAATCAACAGAAACTTTTCTTCCTATAGTATCGAGTAGTGTTATTACATGGGCATTCAGAACATGACTAGTTACTCTATCGCTTCTATTATTATCATTTATCAACAAGGAATCTACGGAATTCTGATTATTCGAAATGTTTGTAATACCGTTACCCTTAGAATCAGGTTGATTATAATTACCTAGGTACTGCCCTCCTATTTTTATTTTTTCTGAAATATCATATTCTAATGAAAAACGGCCTGAATAATTATTCTTTTCATCTTTTGATTCGGTATCGATTTCCCAAGTACTATTCGGAAATGAAATAGTACTGTTTTCTTGATTTCGGATATTTCCTTTACTTCCATTAGCAGAAAGTATTAATCTAATTTTATTCTTGTTATAGAAAAAACTATTTCGCAAAGTTGTGAAACTAAATGTATTTTGATTATAAGTTAAGCCAGAAGTATTCTTCCAAGAATTTCTTCTACCTTTTTTATAAATAATATTAATAATACCTCCATTCCCAACGACTTCATACTTAGCGGGTGGATTGGTAATGATCTCAATTTTTTTGATATCATCCGAGGCCATAGAATCTAGAAAACTAATTAGATCTTCTCCAGTTAATTGTAATAATCTACCATCAATCATGATCCGCGATGACTCACCGCCAATCATGCTGATATTGTTATTTTGTATTCTAATACCAGGAGCAACTCTAAGCGCATCCACTGCGTTACCTCCAGCAGCGGCAATACTATTTTCT
Coding sequences:
- a CDS encoding TonB-dependent receptor domain-containing protein codes for the protein MKNCILFIFLLSSFLGIAQLQLTGTVTNYSEPVAFANVFLTNQNDEMVINSGGITDENGFFSIDTKKGVYRITISFIGFQDWKKELLIEKNLDLGAIILKEDTENLDEVVITSQKKLIEQKTDRLVFNVENSIAAAGGNAVDALRVAPGIRIQNNNISMIGGESSRIMIDGRLLQLTGEDLISFLDSMASDDIKKIEIITNPPAKYEVVGNGGIINIIYKKGRRNSWKNTSGLTYNQNTFSFTTLRNSFFYNKNKIRLILSANGSKGNIRNQENSTISFPNSTWEIDTESKDEKNNYSGRFSLEYDISEKIKIGGQYLGNYNQPDSKGNGITNISNNQNSVDSLLINDNNRSDRVTSHVLNAHVITLLDTIGRKVSVDFDYFRYNNSLENDYIVNTFSANNEFIGINQAAQNFSNQNIENYSAKVDIEHPMTFANLSYGAKLSFITTLNDLENFNTITGSPVFDTNLSNQFEYKENVQALYINGSKKLNSKWNFKAGLRLENTETNGYSITLNQRNENNYLKVFPTFYTSYQKNDDHNFSFNYGKGINRPSFRDLNPFRSFINSNAYSEGNPFIQPSFTDRFTLAHNYKGKLITNLYYSRTTDGFGTLFSADAENEIQTIIRRNYYTTAFFKISETYTFDSLSWWKSQNYFSFSLQNTELDDDLNSSPQNGNQFYFSTSNTFVLGKTTKLQTDFWYASKTKSLLYNVDNMYNVTIGLKQSFLDNNLQVSLVFNDIFDTASLRNLSSEINGVKTIYGQNYSSRNVRFSLSYSFGNKKVNVKNRGFGSDDERNRAN